The Nitrospira tepida genome includes a window with the following:
- a CDS encoding NAD-dependent epimerase/dehydratase family protein, with product MNVWNKKDVLVVGGAGFVGSNLVRRLLSEGVGRVVVVDNLLSAERENLPDHSAVVFIEGSIADDAVLKQVTDEFDYVFHLATYHGNQSSIHDPLADHANNTLTTLKLFDWIKNHRRLIKVVYASSGCTVAEKTFDQARATTEEAPVSLYLDSPYQISKIIGELYGNYYFKQYGLPVVKARFQNVYGPGEVLGAGRWRGTPATVWRNVTPSFIFRAIRRMPLIVENGGVATRDFIFVDDIVEGLVRCASHADPGEVFNLASGVEISIGELAKLVNDLTGNPVPVELGPTRSWDLSGKRYGSVEKARLRLGFLAQEPIKRGLERTIEWTRANLPWIEQCIRKHRPHMPDLTV from the coding sequence ATGAATGTATGGAACAAGAAGGACGTGTTGGTGGTCGGCGGTGCAGGGTTTGTGGGCAGCAACCTCGTCAGGCGGCTCCTAAGCGAAGGGGTGGGTCGGGTCGTGGTCGTCGACAATCTTCTCTCTGCGGAGCGCGAAAATCTGCCCGATCATTCAGCGGTAGTCTTCATCGAGGGATCGATCGCTGATGATGCCGTACTGAAGCAGGTGACCGACGAGTTCGACTATGTGTTTCATTTGGCCACCTATCACGGCAACCAAAGCTCCATTCACGACCCTTTAGCCGACCACGCCAATAATACGTTGACGACCCTCAAGCTGTTCGACTGGATCAAGAATCACCGCCGGCTGATAAAGGTCGTCTATGCGTCGTCCGGATGCACGGTGGCGGAGAAGACGTTCGATCAGGCGAGAGCTACGACGGAAGAGGCGCCGGTTTCGCTGTATCTGGACAGCCCCTACCAGATTTCAAAGATCATCGGGGAACTCTACGGCAACTATTACTTCAAGCAATACGGGTTGCCGGTGGTGAAGGCGCGATTTCAGAACGTGTATGGTCCCGGGGAAGTGCTCGGTGCCGGGCGATGGAGGGGAACCCCAGCCACCGTCTGGCGCAATGTCACGCCGAGCTTCATCTTTCGCGCCATTCGGCGGATGCCGCTCATCGTGGAAAACGGAGGAGTGGCCACGCGCGATTTCATTTTCGTGGACGACATCGTGGAAGGCCTGGTGCGCTGTGCCTCGCATGCCGACCCCGGTGAGGTGTTTAACCTGGCGAGCGGGGTGGAAATCTCCATCGGAGAATTGGCCAAGCTGGTCAACGACCTGACTGGGAATCCGGTTCCGGTGGAACTCGGTCCGACGCGCTCCTGGGATCTTTCCGGAAAACGGTACGGCAGCGTCGAGAAGGCGCGTCTCCGATTGGGCTTCCTGGCGCAGGAACCGATCAAGCGGGGCCTCGAGCGAACCATCGAGTGGACACGAGCCAATCTGCCGTGGATCGAGCAGTGCATCCGCAAGCATCGCCCGCATATGCCGGACCTGACGGTATGA
- a CDS encoding NAD-dependent epimerase/dehydratase family protein: MKVLITGGAGFIGSHLADRLVADGAEVCVIDNYATGRRDNLAAHPRLTVIEGTIADADLVARAFGSFRPSHVVHAAAAYKDPDNWTEDALTNVAGTANIVRASKTAEVRRLIYFQTALCYGLRPLEQPITLGHPLRPDGSSYAISKTAGEHYVMLSGLDAISFRLANAYGPRNLSGPLPTFYHRLTNGKPSFVMDTRRDFIYITDLIEVVMRALHGKGEKGAYHISSGSDFSIKELFDATVKALGVKLEKEVEIRPRNPDDAFTILLDPSKTNRDFGWRTSTELEPGVLAAIEWYKKFGIAQTYTHLKPLESKG, from the coding sequence ATGAAAGTGCTGATCACCGGCGGGGCCGGATTCATCGGCTCCCATCTTGCCGATCGCCTCGTGGCCGACGGAGCAGAGGTCTGCGTGATCGATAATTACGCGACCGGACGGCGGGATAACCTGGCGGCGCATCCGCGCCTGACCGTCATCGAAGGCACCATCGCCGATGCGGATCTGGTCGCCCGCGCGTTTGGGTCGTTCCGGCCTTCGCACGTCGTGCATGCGGCGGCCGCGTACAAGGATCCGGACAACTGGACCGAAGACGCCCTGACGAACGTGGCGGGGACCGCCAATATCGTGCGGGCGTCGAAGACTGCCGAGGTGCGGCGATTGATCTACTTCCAGACCGCACTGTGCTACGGCTTGCGGCCGCTGGAACAACCGATTACGCTCGGCCATCCCCTGCGGCCGGACGGCAGCAGCTACGCCATCAGCAAGACGGCCGGTGAGCACTACGTGATGTTGAGCGGGCTGGATGCGATTTCCTTTCGCTTGGCCAACGCGTACGGGCCCAGAAATCTCAGCGGGCCGCTTCCCACGTTCTATCATCGCCTGACGAACGGGAAGCCCTCCTTCGTGATGGATACGCGCCGCGATTTTATCTATATCACGGACCTCATTGAGGTGGTGATGCGGGCTTTACACGGGAAAGGGGAAAAGGGCGCTTACCACATCTCGTCCGGTTCCGACTTTTCGATCAAGGAACTCTTCGATGCGACGGTGAAGGCGCTGGGCGTCAAGTTGGAGAAGGAGGTCGAGATCAGGCCTCGCAATCCGGACGATGCCTTTACGATTCTGCTGGATCCCTCCAAGACCAACCGGGATTTCGGATGGCGGACCTCCACGGAGCTGGAGCCGGGGGTGCTGGCCGCCATCGAGTGGTACAAGAAATTCGGGATCGCGCAGACCTATACCCACCTGAAGCCGCTGGAGAGCAAGGGATAG
- the asnB gene encoding asparagine synthase (glutamine-hydrolyzing), with translation MCGIAGSIQLQRERIPELGKRLGLMNDLIRHRGPDGDGKWEHPSGTVGFAHRRLSIIDLQTGQQPMRDAGGNWITYNGEIYNYLELRKELGEEHFRTQSDTEVILHAYRRWGRECLLKFRGMFSFALWDEATQTLFCARDRFGIKPFYYCIADDVLYFASEVKALLPFSLEIDTDLEAFKEYLSFQLCLGDKTLFKGIRELSPGHSLIVRNGAFRVEQYWEIYYHPDFLHTERYFEERIHALLDESVALHLRSNVPVGAYVSGGLDSSIVASLAALHQGEGFKGFTGKFSGGDAYDESRYARELSRFRSFELHEIDISDRDFVDELQNVIYHLDFPVAGPGSFPQFMVSRLASQYRKVALGGQGGDEIFGGYARYLIAYFEQCIKAAIDGTMHSGSFIVTYESIIPNLAVLRSYKPLLQEFWKEGLFEDLDRRYFRLINRAPDLGDEINWVALDRFSPFETFRDIFQGRNVRKESYFDRMTHFDFKTLLPALLHVEDRVSMAHGLESRVPLLDHPLVELAATIPSNIKFKDGRLKHVFKNALARVLPEAIVNRTDKMGFPVPLQDWLRQPGQVRNFVLDVLSSSKAATRPLVDNRRVIDGLGREPRFGRKLWGLLCLEIWQQTFHDRAAHFRQLLNAEVPS, from the coding sequence ATGTGCGGAATTGCCGGTAGCATTCAGCTTCAGCGCGAACGCATTCCGGAATTGGGGAAGCGCCTCGGATTGATGAACGACCTCATTCGTCATCGCGGGCCGGATGGCGACGGCAAGTGGGAGCATCCCAGTGGGACCGTAGGATTCGCGCATCGCCGGCTCAGCATCATCGATCTGCAAACCGGCCAGCAGCCGATGCGCGACGCCGGCGGCAACTGGATCACCTATAACGGGGAAATCTACAACTACCTCGAGCTGCGCAAAGAGTTGGGAGAGGAACACTTCCGAACCCAATCCGATACCGAGGTGATTCTGCATGCCTACCGCCGGTGGGGCCGCGAATGCCTTCTGAAGTTTCGAGGGATGTTCTCCTTTGCGCTCTGGGACGAAGCGACTCAGACGCTGTTCTGCGCCCGGGATCGGTTCGGCATCAAGCCTTTCTATTACTGCATCGCCGATGACGTGCTGTATTTTGCCTCGGAGGTCAAGGCACTCCTGCCTTTCTCCTTGGAGATCGACACCGATCTGGAGGCATTCAAGGAGTATCTCTCATTCCAGTTGTGTTTGGGGGACAAGACCCTGTTCAAGGGAATACGCGAGCTGTCCCCGGGACATTCCCTGATCGTCCGCAACGGGGCGTTCCGCGTGGAGCAATACTGGGAGATTTATTATCACCCCGATTTCCTGCATACCGAACGGTACTTCGAGGAGCGCATCCACGCCTTGCTCGACGAATCCGTCGCGCTGCACCTGCGGAGCAACGTTCCCGTAGGGGCCTACGTGAGCGGCGGCCTGGATTCCAGCATCGTGGCGTCGCTGGCGGCCCTGCACCAGGGAGAGGGGTTCAAAGGATTTACTGGAAAATTCTCAGGTGGAGACGCTTACGATGAGAGTCGGTATGCTCGTGAGCTCTCGCGGTTTCGATCATTCGAGCTGCACGAAATCGACATCTCGGATCGGGATTTCGTCGACGAACTCCAGAACGTGATCTACCACTTGGACTTCCCAGTGGCTGGGCCGGGGAGTTTTCCGCAGTTCATGGTCTCAAGACTGGCCAGCCAGTACCGCAAAGTGGCTCTGGGAGGGCAGGGCGGCGATGAGATCTTCGGCGGGTACGCGCGTTATCTGATCGCCTACTTCGAGCAGTGTATCAAGGCCGCCATCGATGGGACCATGCACTCCGGCAGCTTTATCGTGACGTACGAATCCATCATCCCCAACCTGGCGGTCCTGCGAAGCTATAAGCCGCTGCTGCAGGAGTTTTGGAAAGAGGGATTGTTCGAAGACCTGGATCGGCGGTATTTTCGGCTGATCAACCGGGCGCCGGATCTTGGCGACGAAATCAACTGGGTGGCGCTGGATCGATTCTCGCCGTTCGAAACATTCCGGGACATCTTTCAAGGCAGGAATGTCCGGAAAGAATCTTATTTCGATCGAATGACCCATTTTGATTTCAAAACGCTGTTGCCGGCGCTGCTGCATGTCGAGGATCGCGTGAGCATGGCGCACGGACTGGAATCGCGGGTGCCGCTGCTCGACCATCCCCTGGTCGAACTGGCCGCCACGATTCCATCCAACATCAAGTTCAAGGACGGCCGGCTGAAGCACGTGTTCAAGAATGCCTTGGCTCGTGTGCTGCCCGAGGCCATCGTGAACCGGACGGACAAAATGGGATTCCCCGTGCCCTTGCAGGACTGGTTGCGGCAACCCGGTCAGGTGCGTAACTTTGTGCTTGATGTGCTGAGTTCCTCCAAGGCGGCGACCCGTCCGTTGGTCGACAACCGGCGGGTCATCGACGGTCTGGGACGGGAGCCGAGATTCGGCCGGAAACTCTGGGGCCTGCTGTGCCTGGAGATCTGGCAGCAAACGTTCCACGATCGGGCGGCTCATTTCCGACAACTCTTGAACGCGGAGGTGCCTTCATGA